One Plectropomus leopardus isolate mb chromosome 1, YSFRI_Pleo_2.0, whole genome shotgun sequence DNA segment encodes these proteins:
- the ddx28 gene encoding probable ATP-dependent RNA helicase DDX28 → MHSVKVGCLASAASRALSSCGVHCREFLKVSACSHGQCSANQTRFCRSAASPEVTVIRIPRDMQKHIENVKQTRGKYKINNIKAGKLLIQSKNPDLNQSAAYTLGKFEQPVLCSKGWKHVKSFGDYFTINNIKSVAPFVVENQNEDEEQRASMTFHNLRICKELVEALNSINITHPTTVQLQTIPKIMKGHNVLCAGETGSGKTLSYLLPIVHRLQAEKEPEMYDEKEHNIRAVVLVPSRELAEQVAAVSRTLCAPLGFVTRSVGGGRGVGHIKEVFKRDHPDILVATPGALVKALRRRYLDLSQLSFFVVDEADTMFDPSFSDMLENILSHTDIASNPKETQGLSRKAQLLVVGATFPGGVGEVLSQVTDLGSMVVIKSKMLHFLMPHVKQTFLKVKGSDKILELNQALKLLQQKQGGGAALVFCNKSATVNWLGYLLEEMGVKHARLQGEMPAAVRAGIFKSFQKGLVDVLICTDIASRGLDTSRVHLVVNYDAPESHTDYIHRAGRVGRAGGVEDGEVLSFVTHAWDVELVQKIETAARRRSSLPGMESEMRVPKPKVAEAEE, encoded by the coding sequence ATGCACTCCGTGAAGGTCGGCTGTTTGGCTTCGGCTGCATCGCGAGCTCTCAGCTCATGTGGAGTCCACTGTCGTGAGTTTCTTAAAGTGTCTGCTTGCTCTCATGGTCAGTGCTCTGCTAATCAGACTCGTTTTTGTCGCTCAGCGGCCTCGCCAGAGGTGACAGTTATCCGTATTCCTCGCGACATGCAGAAGCACattgaaaatgtgaaacagACTCGAGGCAAGTACAAGATCAACAACATCAAAGCCGGAAAGCTCCTGATCCAGAGCAAGAACCCTGATCTGAACCAGTCTGCTGCATACACTCTGGGGAAGTTTGAGCAGCCTGTTTTGTGCTCAAAAGgatggaaacatgtcaaatcATTCGGTGACTATTTCACCATAAACAACATCAAGAGTGTTGCACCTTTTGTGGTTGAAAATCAGAATGAGGACGAGGAACAGAGAGCATCTATGACATTTCATAACCTCCGCATCTGCAAGGAGCTGGTGGAAGCTTTGAACAGTATTAACATTACCCATCCCACCACGGTGCAGCTGCAGACCAtcccaaaaatcatgaaaggTCATAATGTTCTCTGTGCCGGAGAGACGGGCAGTGGGAAAACACTAAGTTACCTCCTGCCTATTGTGCACAGGCTGCAGGCTGAAAAGGAACCAGAGATGTACGATGAAAAAGAACACAATATTCGTGCTGTGGTTCTGGTGCCTTCCAGAGAGCTCGCCGAGCAAGTGGCGGCTGTGTCAAGGACACTGTGTGCTCCATTAGGCTTTGTGACGAGGTCTGTGGGTGGGGGGCGAGGTGTTGGTCACATAAAGGAAGTCTTCAAGAGGGATCATCCAGATATTTTAGTGGCCACACCAGGTGCGCTGGTCAAGGCCCTGCGGAGACGCTATTTGGACTTGAGCCAGCTGAGCTTCTTTGTGGTAGACGAGGCTGACACCATGTTCGACCCCAGCTTTTCTGACATGCTAGAGAACATCCTCAGCCACACAGACATTGCTAGTAATCCCAAGGAAACACAAGGCCTCAGCCGTAAGGCCCAGCTGCTGGTGGTCGGGGCCACCTTCCCCGGGGGTGTCGGGGAAGTGCTCAGCCAGGTGACAGATCTTGGCAGCATGGTGGTCATCAAGAGCAAGATGCTGCACTTCCTCATGCCACACGTCAAGCAGACGTTCCTGAAGGTAAAGGGTTCTGACAAGATCCTGGAGCTCAACCAAGCATTGAAGCTGCTCCAACAGAAACAAGGAGGAGGTGCTGCTCTGGTGTTCTGCAACAAGTCTGCCACCGTCAACTGGCTGGGGTACCTGCTGGAAGAGATGGGGGTGAAGCACGCACGTCTGCAAGGGGAGATGCCCGCTGCTGTGCGTGCAGGAATCTTCAAATCCTTCCAGAAGGGCCTGGTCGATGTGCTGATCTGCACTGACATTGCTTCACGAGGCCTGGACACATCCCGAGTGCACTTGGTTGTCAACTATGACGCCCCAGAATCTCACACAGACTACATCCACAGAGCCGGGAGAGTGGGGAGGGCAGGAGGGGTGGAGGATGGGGAGGTGCTCAGCTTTGTCACTCATGCGTGGGATGTGGAGCTGGTGCAGAAGATTGAGACTGCTGCACGTAGGAGAAGTAGTTTGCCAGGGATGGAATCTGAAATGCGTGTGCCAAAACCCAAAGTAGCAGAGGCGGAGGagtag